Genomic DNA from Pseudomonas sp. CCC3.1:
TTCTGAAAAATATTCGACTTGATCCGCAACTGCCGCACCAGCGCCTCGTTGGAGATTTTGGAGACGATGCGGCTCACCACCGTTTCGGCAAAGTGGGTGTTATCGAGAATTTTCTGTGCGATCTGCGGCGACGCCAGCAGCTCCAACTGCGCTTGTACGTGACGTCGAACAAAATCCGCCCCGCCGACTTTATTCAGCACAATCAGGATGGTCAGTTCGCGCCCACGACGCTCGAAGCGGCGAATCAGGCCTTTGGCAATCACCGGTGCCTGATTGCGTATGGCCGGTTCCGGAAGGCTCAGGCCGACGATTTCAGCCGTGTCGTACATGCGAATCACCGCGTCGGCGTCGTCCATGTCGATCATTCTGAGGTTTTCGATGGTCTGGTCGAATGAGGTGGCGCCATAGCGCACGCTGAATCGGCCGAACGCCTGAATGGTTTCACGCAACATCCGCGAGCGGGTCGCCGCAATGATTTCACACGGCCGGGTGTAGCCATCCCAGTGCGAGAAAATCTGCGTCAGGTAACCGCCGCCCATGGCACCAAACCCATGAATGCCGACACTGAACTGGTTCAGGGCCTGCGGGAAACTCTCGGTCAGCTCAGGCGTGCCAAGGTCGGGCATGCAGTCGTTCAAATCACCCAGAAACCCATGCATGCTTTGATAAGCCTTCAAGGCTCCCGCCTTGACCTCAGGCGCCGGGGATTTGATGTCTTCGATCAGAATCGGCTGACCATCGGCACGAATCGCCGATAGCAAACCGTTCTCAGAGTCCTCAAGCATCAGGCAGTGCTGTGGCAGGCAATTAAGTGCGCTGGCCGCCGCCAGGAAAATCTCTGGATGCGGCTTGCCTTGAGTCACTTCATCTCCGCACACAGTGACATCAAAATACTTCAAGACATTGGCATTGATCAGGTACTCCTCGGCAATCGCGCGCCGACTGGACGTGGCCACGGCCATGGTCAAGCCGTACTTGCGCAAGCGCTCCAGCACTTCGAGCAAGCCATCCTTGATCGGCACGCCATGGTCACGCACGTAGGCCAACTCCAGCTCGTCAGCGCGCTTTCGGACTTCGGCGTAGGGGAAGTCTTCGCCATGATTCGCCTTGGCCAATGCCTCGGCCTTCTTGGCACTCAAACCCAGTGAGCCGATGAGGGTTTCTTCGCTCAGGGGTGTGCCAAAAATTTCGATGGCCGCTTGTTTCAGGGTTTTAAAACGCAGGCGTTCGGTGTCAAACATGGTGCCATCCATGTCGAAGATGGCACTAAAAATTCTCTTGCCCTGGAAATAGATCATGGGTGTTACTCCTTGTACCGCGAGGTTCAGATAAAAAAGCCGGGCAGCAGAACGCACTGTTGAACACGCACAGTGGACGCGCCGGTTGGGCGAGTTATCGGAATCAATCAGGCGGAGGGATGTAACAGTGGCGCCAATTGGCGCAGTTACCCGAGAAGCACGGGATCAACTGGGGTAAAGCAACGTTTGCAAAGAGACGAGAAATAAACCCTGTGGATGCGCTGACGCGGCGTTTGACGTGAGGCCCACAGCTCGCAATCAGGGATGCGGGCTGTGAGCCGAACTGGCGATTGATACGTGTGATTCCATCCATATGGGCTTGTCATTTCCTGTAATACGATTGAATGCCTTTTTAGCTATAACGCACTTGGAGGCTCTAGATCAAGGTTTGTCTATGCAGCGTCGAGGGGGCCGACACGCGAGATCGCATGCGCCTGAGGCGTTGATTACCTAAAGTGAGCGCCTTGCGCGGTCTTGTGGGAGCCGGGCTTGCCCGCGATGCAAACGGATCGATCGGACAGTGAACACTGCATCCATTCAATCGCGGGCAAGCCCGCTCCCACAGGTGTCAGTCACTCGGCTTCAATTGCTCGATCAATACCCGGTTAAACCCTGCCGGATCTTCCATTTGCGGCGCATGGCCCATGCCCGGAAACTCAACCAGTTTGGCACCTGGTATGAGTGCAGCGGCCTGTTTGCCCAGCACGTTGTAATGACCGATCCTGGCTTTGACTTCCGGCGGCGCGATGTCGCTGCCGATGGCTGTGGTGTCTGCGTCGCCTATCAGCAACAGCGTTGGCACCTTCAGGTTTGGCAGCTCGTAGAACACTGGTTGGGTGAAGATCATGTCGTAGATCAACGCCGAGTTCCACGCCACTCGCTTGTGCCCCGGGCCTTTGTTGAGCCCTGCGAGCATGTCGACCCAGCGGTCGTACTCAGGCTTCCAGTGCCCGGCGTAATAGGTGCTTTGTTCATAGTTGCGCACGCCTGCCGCGTCCAGTTTCAACTCGCGTTCGTACCATTGGTCGACGCTGCGCCATGGCACGCCCAGGGCTTTCCAGTCTTCCAGGCCGATGGGATTGACCAGCACCAGTTTCTCGGTCTGCGGCGCGTACATCAGTGCATAGCGTGTGGCCAGCATGCCACCTGTGGAATGGCCGATGACACTGGCCTTGTCGATACCAAGACTGGCCAATAAAGCGTGGGTGTTGGCCGACAACTGCTGAAAGCTGTACTGGTAATTCGCCGGTTTACTTGAAGTACAAAAGCCGATCTGATCCGGCACCACGACTCGATAGCCCGCTGCGCTCAAGGCTTTGATGCTGTCACCCCAAGTCGCTGCGCAGAAGTTCTTGCCATGCAGCAACACCGCCGTATGGCCATTGGCTGCGCCGGTGGGCGCTACGTCCATGTAGCCCATCTGTAACGACTGGCCCTGGGACTGGAAATTGTAATGATGCAATGGATATGGGTATTCAAAGCCTTGCAGCTGTTCGCCATAACTGGGGGTGGACGGCTCGGGCGCAGCAACTGCCAGTAACGGCAAGGCACACGCAACCAACAGGCCTGCATACGATCGCTTAATAAATGACATAGGCCGCTCCTCAAAAGTTCTGGAGCGTCACATTGCACGATTAACCCAAGGTTAATAGCCACCTGTATGATGGCGCGCATAAAAAAGCCCCGGGGATTTACGTCTATCACGGGTCAGCCATTGTTTAGGAGCTTTGCATGAACATGCTTTACCGGACTGTCAACGAGGGAGAGTCCGCACCCCGGTTCGCACTCAATGCACTGACCCTCGGCTTGTTGCTCGGCAGCGCCGTGTCGATGGCCGATGCGGCTGAAACCGAACTGCCGGCGATTTCCGTGACGGGCAGCGACAAGCGCGATTATCAGGCTGACACCGCTTGGGTCGGCGGCTTCGAGCCCGCGCCTTTGATTGACACGCCCGCAGCGATTTCGGTGTTCAATGACACCCTGATTAAGGACCAACAGGCCCGCTTGCTCAGCGATGTGTTGAAAAATGACGCCTCGGTGGGCGAAAGCTACGCGCCCATCGGCTACTACGAAAATTTTGTGGTGCGCGGGTTTTCGCTGAATTCGGCCAGCAGCTACAAGATCAATGGCCGTACCATCACCGGCGAACAGAACACAGGCCTGGAAAACAAACAGCAGGTTGAACTGCTCAAGGGCCTGTCCGGCCTGCAAAGCGGTGTCTCCGAGCCGGGCGGCGTGGTCAATTACGTCACCAAACGGGCCGCCGATGTGCGCTCTGTGACGGTCTCGACCGATGATCGCGGCAGTGGCTACATGGCTGCCGATGTCGGTGGCTGGTTTGGCAGCGAACAGCAATTCGGGCTGCGCGCCAACGTCGCCCATGAAGACATTCATTCCTACGTCGAACACGCCAATGGCCAGCGCGATTTCGTGTCGCTGGCGTTCGACTGGAACATCAGCCCCAATGCGCTGTTACAACTGGATGTCGAATACCAGAACAAGGAACAGCGCTCAGTGCCGGGCTATCAACTGCTCGGTGGCACTGAACTGCCCCACCACGCCTCACCGAAAAAGTTGCTGGCTCACCAGAGTGGCTCCAAACCGGTGACCATTGATTCGCTCAACCTCAACGGTAATTTTGAGTACCGTTTCAGCGAAAACTGGAAAGGCAGCCTCAGCGCCTCGCGCAGCAAGGTTGTGATCGACGACTACAGCTCGTTTGCCTGGGGGTGTTATGGCTCGGACAGTTGCGCCAATGCGGCCGTACCCAATTACTTCAGCCCGGAAGGCAACTACGACATCTATGACTTCCGCAGCCCGGATGACACCCGTCGTAATGATGAGGTTCAGGCCGCTCTAAGCGGGCAATTCGACACCGGCGGCATTGGCCATGAATTAACCGTTGGCACCAGCGCATTCCGGCGCGTAGTGGACCAGCGAGAGCTGATCAACGAGATGATCGGCAGCGGCAATATCAACCGTGAGCCCGAAGACTTTGCGCGTTACGACGGCCCGGTCACTGACAGTTATCGTCGCCTCGACAGCCGTCAGTACGGGCTGTTTTTCAATGACCGGATCACCTTTAACGAACACTGGCAGACCGTTCTGGGCGGGCGTGAAGTGCGCCTGGATGAACGCACGTTCGATGCCCAGGGCGATACCACCCGCCATACCCAACGCTATGAGTTCCTGCCCCAAGCCGCACTCATCTATAAACCGGTGCAGAATGTTTCGTTGTACACCCGTTACAGCAAAGGCTTGTCGCTGGGGGGTGAAGCGCCATGGTTCGCCAGCAATGCCTTTGAAATTCTCGCGCCCACGGTGTCGCGCCAGATCGAGGCCGGTATCAAGTACGACTGGCGCCGCATGAGCCTCAGCGCCACCCTGTTCCAGATTCGTCAGGGGTATCAGTACTCGCGCCCGCAAGCCGATGGCTCATTCATCTATGAACAGCAGGGCGAGCAGAAAAATACCGGTCTGGAGCTGGCAGCCAATGGCTGGGCCAGTGAGC
This window encodes:
- a CDS encoding alpha/beta hydrolase; translation: MSFIKRSYAGLLVACALPLLAVAAPEPSTPSYGEQLQGFEYPYPLHHYNFQSQGQSLQMGYMDVAPTGAANGHTAVLLHGKNFCAATWGDSIKALSAAGYRVVVPDQIGFCTSSKPANYQYSFQQLSANTHALLASLGIDKASVIGHSTGGMLATRYALMYAPQTEKLVLVNPIGLEDWKALGVPWRSVDQWYERELKLDAAGVRNYEQSTYYAGHWKPEYDRWVDMLAGLNKGPGHKRVAWNSALIYDMIFTQPVFYELPNLKVPTLLLIGDADTTAIGSDIAPPEVKARIGHYNVLGKQAAALIPGAKLVEFPGMGHAPQMEDPAGFNRVLIEQLKPSD
- a CDS encoding TonB-dependent siderophore receptor, whose product is MNMLYRTVNEGESAPRFALNALTLGLLLGSAVSMADAAETELPAISVTGSDKRDYQADTAWVGGFEPAPLIDTPAAISVFNDTLIKDQQARLLSDVLKNDASVGESYAPIGYYENFVVRGFSLNSASSYKINGRTITGEQNTGLENKQQVELLKGLSGLQSGVSEPGGVVNYVTKRAADVRSVTVSTDDRGSGYMAADVGGWFGSEQQFGLRANVAHEDIHSYVEHANGQRDFVSLAFDWNISPNALLQLDVEYQNKEQRSVPGYQLLGGTELPHHASPKKLLAHQSGSKPVTIDSLNLNGNFEYRFSENWKGSLSASRSKVVIDDYSSFAWGCYGSDSCANAAVPNYFSPEGNYDIYDFRSPDDTRRNDEVQAALSGQFDTGGIGHELTVGTSAFRRVVDQRELINEMIGSGNINREPEDFARYDGPVTDSYRRLDSRQYGLFFNDRITFNEHWQTVLGGREVRLDERTFDAQGDTTRHTQRYEFLPQAALIYKPVQNVSLYTRYSKGLSLGGEAPWFASNAFEILAPTVSRQIEAGIKYDWRRMSLSATLFQIRQGYQYSRPQADGSFIYEQQGEQKNTGLELAANGWASERLQISASVAAIRARVTGSGTADYEGHQTLNVPTLRASLYGDYALPWVDGLSLLGGVQYSGKKYASQSGDAQADSYAIFNIGSRYSTRIEGYDTVFRLTVDNLFDKRYWRDVGEYMGDNYLFQGAPLTARLSASINF
- the mtlD gene encoding bifunctional mannitol-1-phosphate dehydrogenase/phosphatase, which produces MIYFQGKRIFSAIFDMDGTMFDTERLRFKTLKQAAIEIFGTPLSEETLIGSLGLSAKKAEALAKANHGEDFPYAEVRKRADELELAYVRDHGVPIKDGLLEVLERLRKYGLTMAVATSSRRAIAEEYLINANVLKYFDVTVCGDEVTQGKPHPEIFLAAASALNCLPQHCLMLEDSENGLLSAIRADGQPILIEDIKSPAPEVKAGALKAYQSMHGFLGDLNDCMPDLGTPELTESFPQALNQFSVGIHGFGAMGGGYLTQIFSHWDGYTRPCEIIAATRSRMLRETIQAFGRFSVRYGATSFDQTIENLRMIDMDDADAVIRMYDTAEIVGLSLPEPAIRNQAPVIAKGLIRRFERRGRELTILIVLNKVGGADFVRRHVQAQLELLASPQIAQKILDNTHFAETVVSRIVSKISNEALVRQLRIKSNIFQNSLSEQPAVRKTSPKVPVPEYERLIARFRPFAQSSNALSQLHLILFNSESDMPLYAERCSNLLERLRQVKTVDDITQTQVIKNLLWNGPHAIIAWYASLLGYSWLGQGMGDPRVSALAERLIRQEVGPALVAENPQLADAVADFSKTFLERCNTSFKDPCARVGRDPLRKLQRNERIFRSIDMAKKHGIDSSALEFGSALALHYALKCTDKKDQESQLIRTVYEEAGSIEAVLTYTGNYNGRPYPGLDPVKDAALVAAISEQFQRLHELGPQSPELAIA